A single window of Cytobacillus dafuensis DNA harbors:
- a CDS encoding TetR/AcrR family transcriptional regulator — protein MNTRKQHVIDIAHQLFIEKGFQATSIQDILDYSGISKGTFYNYFSSKNELLIALFTTLFKKIEKGQEDLLIGQDPKNIEIFIKQIQYQYETNRANKLLSLFDEVFYSNDEELKQFLKRCHMKSIRWLYERFIDIFGESKKPYLLDCAIMFRGILQNNQKYNSAANNSNVSIHDIVRYSVNRTIKMVEEVAETGEQLLPPELLDSWMPNCKKTNKDFQQKLYHSISTLKKSLIHNEDQAKYIELLDFILEELLHSKDSRKFLIEMAIQSLKSEEGSFEKKELQQLEQLVANYFKQIEEAD, from the coding sequence TCATCAGTTATTTATTGAAAAAGGTTTTCAAGCTACATCTATTCAAGATATTTTAGACTATAGCGGGATATCTAAAGGTACATTCTATAACTATTTTTCATCGAAGAATGAATTATTAATCGCTCTTTTTACAACACTTTTTAAGAAGATAGAAAAAGGACAAGAAGATTTACTTATTGGCCAGGATCCTAAAAATATTGAAATCTTTATTAAACAGATTCAATACCAATACGAGACAAATCGAGCAAATAAGCTACTTTCCCTTTTTGATGAAGTATTCTATTCAAATGATGAGGAACTAAAACAATTTTTAAAACGATGTCATATGAAATCAATTCGTTGGTTATATGAAAGATTCATTGACATCTTCGGCGAGAGTAAGAAGCCCTATCTGTTAGATTGTGCCATCATGTTTAGAGGCATATTACAGAATAACCAAAAATACAATTCCGCGGCGAATAACTCGAATGTGAGCATTCATGACATCGTTCGTTATAGTGTAAATCGAACCATTAAAATGGTAGAAGAAGTTGCAGAGACAGGAGAACAATTGCTGCCACCTGAACTTTTAGATAGCTGGATGCCTAACTGCAAAAAAACGAACAAAGATTTTCAACAGAAGCTTTATCATTCTATTTCAACATTAAAAAAATCTCTGATCCACAATGAAGATCAGGCAAAATATATCGAATTGCTTGATTTTATTCTAGAAGAACTTTTACATTCAAAAGATTCCCGAAAGTTTCTCATCGAGATGGCGATTCAATCATTGAAATCAGAGGAAGGATCTTTCGAGAAAAAAGAACTTCAACAGCTCGAACAGCTGGTCGCTAATTATTTTAAACAAATAGAGGAAGCCGACTAG
- a CDS encoding winged helix-turn-helix transcriptional regulator: MEKKESLIQSSINEKGVSNCDSFHTTIEFIGKRWMGIIIYHLLSGPKRYHELLAEIHGISDRLLTERLRELEAQGFIVKKVSKTSPRKVEYELTQTGRGLEETIKAILKWVKENSGHTRKGNE, from the coding sequence ATGGAGAAAAAAGAGAGTCTAATTCAATCTTCAATAAATGAAAAAGGTGTTTCAAACTGTGATAGTTTTCATACAACCATTGAGTTTATTGGTAAGCGATGGATGGGGATTATTATCTACCATTTATTAAGTGGACCAAAGCGTTATCATGAGTTATTAGCTGAAATTCATGGCATATCTGATCGATTATTGACCGAACGATTACGCGAATTGGAAGCGCAAGGTTTTATTGTAAAAAAGGTTTCTAAAACTTCTCCAAGAAAAGTAGAATACGAGTTAACACAGACTGGAAGAGGATTAGAAGAAACCATTAAAGCTATTCTTAAATGGGTAAAGGAAAATAGTGGTCATACTAGAAAAGGCAACGAATAA
- a CDS encoding alpha/beta fold hydrolase, giving the protein MSVAAGRYIEVESGVELFVQDVGSGEPIVFIPGWTFTTEVFSEQVAHFSKTNRVIVIDPRSHGRSTISLHGNDYITHGSDLAKVLQVLNVKNATLVGWSFGCLTIWEYIRQYGMENMKSLIFVDMSPKPLSTNHEQDWVEGPLDDIGTAYTAYLRNPKGHREFVTSYTTQVMVQRELSEDELNWLVEQSLKTPYYIAANLFSAGMFSDYRHEAKLASNSVPTLTIVAEHWAEIAKGFTQKISPKSTFEVLGGHLMFWEYPEKFNEIIDRFLRNEK; this is encoded by the coding sequence ATGTCGGTTGCAGCTGGAAGGTATATTGAAGTTGAATCCGGTGTAGAATTGTTTGTTCAAGATGTTGGAAGTGGAGAGCCTATTGTTTTTATACCAGGCTGGACATTTACGACTGAAGTGTTTTCAGAGCAGGTAGCGCATTTCTCAAAAACCAATCGAGTCATTGTCATCGATCCGAGAAGTCATGGCCGTTCAACCATTTCACTGCATGGAAATGATTATATAACTCACGGTTCAGATTTAGCAAAGGTCTTACAAGTGCTGAATGTAAAAAATGCAACACTTGTAGGGTGGTCTTTCGGCTGCCTAACGATATGGGAGTACATAAGACAATACGGAATGGAAAACATGAAATCTTTAATATTTGTCGATATGTCACCGAAGCCCTTATCGACTAATCATGAGCAAGACTGGGTGGAGGGACCTCTTGATGATATCGGAACAGCTTACACAGCATATTTGCGAAATCCAAAAGGACATAGGGAGTTTGTTACGAGTTATACCACTCAAGTGATGGTTCAACGAGAACTGTCGGAGGATGAATTAAATTGGCTAGTTGAGCAATCGTTAAAAACACCATATTATATTGCGGCAAATTTATTTTCCGCTGGCATGTTTTCTGATTATCGCCATGAAGCGAAACTTGCAAGTAACTCTGTCCCGACTTTGACTATAGTAGCGGAGCATTGGGCAGAAATTGCGAAGGGATTCACGCAAAAAATTTCACCTAAATCCACATTTGAAGTGCTTGGTGGACATTTGATGTTTTGGGAGTATCCAGAGAAATTTAACGAAATTATTGATCGATTTCTAAGGAATGAAAAATAA
- a CDS encoding nitroreductase family protein — MSEKYDILSEVIHERKSVRKFDSSYNISKEEIASMLTEAIEAPSSSNLQPWRFIIIQDQETKKKVKQIAYNQEQTETCSAIIAVIGDTEMYHNIDKIYQSNFEAGNIDETNMERLIQNAKGLYPSAPADVRLNITTFDAGLISMQLMLIAKAKGYDTVCMGGFNKKQFAEAFDLSDRYVPIVLIALGKAAVPAHDTTRMPLEEIATFI, encoded by the coding sequence ATGTCCGAAAAATATGATATCTTGTCTGAAGTCATTCACGAACGAAAATCCGTAAGGAAATTCGATTCATCATATAATATTTCAAAAGAAGAAATCGCTTCTATGCTAACTGAAGCAATAGAAGCTCCATCATCAAGTAACTTGCAGCCTTGGAGATTCATAATCATCCAAGATCAAGAAACGAAGAAAAAGGTCAAACAAATTGCCTATAATCAAGAGCAAACTGAAACATGCTCAGCCATCATTGCCGTAATTGGTGATACTGAGATGTATCATAATATTGATAAAATTTACCAGTCTAACTTCGAAGCAGGCAATATCGATGAAACAAATATGGAACGCCTAATTCAAAATGCAAAAGGATTATATCCGTCTGCACCTGCTGACGTAAGATTGAATATAACGACTTTTGATGCTGGTTTAATTTCCATGCAATTGATGTTAATCGCAAAAGCGAAAGGATATGATACTGTATGCATGGGCGGATTTAATAAAAAGCAATTCGCGGAAGCATTTGATTTGTCCGATCGATATGTACCCATTGTACTGATCGCTTTAGGAAAAGCAGCCGTTCCTGCACACGACACTACTCGGATGCCACTGGAAGAAATAGCAACTTTTATATAA